The Cyanobium sp. AMD-g genome contains the following window.
ACCACTGGGAAGTTCTCGAAGAAGTTGGGCAGGCGACGGACTTCGAGGTCGTGGCCCTCCTTGTCGGTGAACGAGATGTGGCCGATCCAGGAGGTGGGAAGGCCATCACCGTTGATCATCGGGCCGACCCGGAACAGACCGCCTTTGGCGGGACTGTTGCCGACGTAGTCGTAGAAGGCCAGCTTCTCGGGGATGGCCGCGAAGGCCTCAGCCTTGGTGGCACCGTTGTCGATGGCGGTCTGGACGCGACGGTTGATCTCCGTCTTGAAGTAGTTCTGATCCCACTGGTAGCGGGTGGGGCCGAAAAGCTCGACCGGCGTGGCCGCGGAGCCATACCACATGGTTCCGGCGACGATGAAGGCCGCGAAGAACACCGCCGCGATGGCGCTGGCCAGGACCGTCTCGATGTTGCCCATGCGGAGCGCCTTGTAGAGGCGTTCCGGCGGTCGGGTGGTGATGTGGAAGATGCCGGCGATGATGCCCACGATGCCGGCGGCAATGTGGTGGGCCACGATGCCGCCTGGGTTGAAGGGGTTGAAGCCCTCAGGTCCCCAGGAGGGCTGCACCGCTTCTAAGTGGCCCGTGAGGCTGTACGGGTCCGAGATCCACATCCCCGGTCCGAAGACACCGGTGAGGTGGAAGGCTCCGAAGCCGAAGCAGCCCAGGCCCGCCAGCAGCAGGTGGATGCCGAAGATCTTGGGCAGGTCGAGGGCTGGCTCGCCGGAGCGGGGGTCCTGCCAGATCTCGAGATCCCAGTAGGTCCAGTGCCAGATGGCGGCCAGGAAGAGCAGGCCACTGAAGATGATGTGGGCCGCAGCCACGCCTTCGAAGCTCCAGAAGCCGGGGTCGACACCGGTTTCACCGGTGACACTCCAGCCCCCCCAGCTGCCGGTCACGCCCAGGCGGGCCATGAAGGGCATGACGAACATGCCCTGGCGCCACATGGGGTTGAGGACCTGGTCGGAGGGGTCGAAGATCGCAAGCTCGTAGAGCGCCATGGAGCCGGCCCAGCCGGCTACCAGGGCGGTGTGCATGAGGTGCACGGCCAGCAGTCGGCCCGGGTCGTTGATGACGACCGTGTGCACCCGGTACCAGGGCAATCCCATTGGGGGGTCAGGTCTGGGTTGACAGTTGCCGAAGCCGATCGCCGGAGCGATGACGGCTAAGGAGACGCTCGGTGATTACCGATCCGTGCTGGCGATGGTAAGGGTTGCGGGCAACACCACGGGGCCCCAGGTAACGGACCGCAACGGCGCG
Protein-coding sequences here:
- the psbB gene encoding photosystem II chlorophyll-binding protein CP47 → MGLPWYRVHTVVINDPGRLLAVHLMHTALVAGWAGSMALYELAIFDPSDQVLNPMWRQGMFVMPFMARLGVTGSWGGWSVTGETGVDPGFWSFEGVAAAHIIFSGLLFLAAIWHWTYWDLEIWQDPRSGEPALDLPKIFGIHLLLAGLGCFGFGAFHLTGVFGPGMWISDPYSLTGHLEAVQPSWGPEGFNPFNPGGIVAHHIAAGIVGIIAGIFHITTRPPERLYKALRMGNIETVLASAIAAVFFAAFIVAGTMWYGSAATPVELFGPTRYQWDQNYFKTEINRRVQTAIDNGATKAEAFAAIPEKLAFYDYVGNSPAKGGLFRVGPMINGDGLPTSWIGHISFTDKEGHDLEVRRLPNFFENFPVVLQDQQGIVRADIPFRRAEAKYSFEQQGVTATVYGGALNGQTFTDPADVKRLARKAQLGEAFEFDRETYHSDGTFRSSPRGWFTFGHACFALLFFFGHIWHGARTLYRDVFAGIDPDLGEQVEFGLFAKLGDRSTRRLPEGFVPPAGSPLS